The Dyadobacter sp. 676 DNA window CATAGGCAAAAACGGGATTAATGATAGCTGATTTTAGTCCTGAAAAGGGTTTAGATTTGAAAGCAGCTGTAAAACAGCCCGTTAATTACAACCTCTGGAGCTGATCACAACCTGACCGTTCTCCATATTATATCCGGCACCGATGGCCTGGCATATTGCGTTCAACCGCTGTTTCAGATTTTCCTCCCCGAACTGCGCGCTGATCATGCAATTGGAAAGCGTTTCTGCATTGTAGACGACGCTGATCCCGTAGGCCCTCGCCAGGGCGTCGAACGCCTCGGTAACCGGCTTGTCGTCGAATACCTGGTCCTTTTGCACCGCCGACTCGGCCAGTAACCCCCGGGTTGGCCCTTCCGGTTTTTTCAAGTTTGTTGTCCCTCCGGTTGAAAACCACCTGCTGGTTGGGGTTCAGGATCACGCCCTCGGGGGCCCGATGTCCCCGCCGCATTTCATATGCTTTTTTGGGATAAACAGATACCCGTCCCGTTTTCACGGCCACCATCTCGGTGTTGTCCCCTTCGAACGCCTTGATACGGAAGCTGGTACCGAGCACTTTTGTGACGGTCTGGTTGGTATAAACCAGGAATGGCTGTTCCGGATTTCTGGCTACATCAAAAAAGGCCTCACCGGTAAGGTATACGCGCCGCTCATCGGCCGCGAACCGCCGGGGATATCTGATGCTGCTACCTTTTGCGAGCGTAGCCACGCTGTTATCGCTCAGCAGCACGGTCATTTCCGTTTCCGAGGAGTTGGTTTCAACCACCATTTCGCGCTCCAGAATAACTTCCTGCGTGTTCGCTGTCGGCGGTATTGTGTTGTGCGTGGTATAGTAAAGCCAGCTCAGGCCGCCTGCAAGCAGTAACACGGCCGCAGCACGCCAAACCGCCCGTTGGTAAAACGGTACCCGTCGTTCCATTTCCCGTTCGCCCGCGATGCGCGTAAGTTCGGCGATCTCATGCCGGATGGTCTCGTCCGAAAGGTCGTCCTTGTAGAGTTCATGGACGGCGAGCACCAGTTCCCGGGCAAGCGCCGCCGCGCCGGCACGCCCGGCATTTTCCCCGATCCATTGCTGCCAGTGGCGGTCGAGCTCCGGCGTTGGGGACATTACCCAGCATCGGAACGATTCGTCCGTCGCAAGTTCCTCTACGGTAAAAGTTCGGTGTAGACTCATGGGTTAACCAAAGCGTAATTTTCGAGCATTACAGGCTCTTCAACGAGCATTACAGGCTCTTCAAATTGGTATGTCGGTTTCAAAGCGGTTTATAACCAAAAAAATCAAAAAAAATTTGAAAAAATTATATTGAAGGGAAGGAGAAAAGAGAGGAACGAGGAAAGGGGAGAATGGGGAGGATGTG harbors:
- a CDS encoding DUF4974 domain-containing protein; amino-acid sequence: MQKDQVFDDKPVTEAFDALARAYGISVVYNAETLSNCMISAQFGEENLKQRLNAICQAIGAGYNMENGQVVISSRGCN